Proteins from a genomic interval of Sphingobacterium lactis:
- a CDS encoding OmpA family protein produces MKMNKRFAVYGLTVATSAMLFASCSTIQNTSSTTKGAVVGTAAGGALGALIGGKAGNTAVGAIAGAVIGGAAGTLIGKKMDKQAKEIENTVAGAEVEQVGEGILVKFDSGILFDFNSTALKSTAKENIAKLVETLNKEPDTEILVLGHTDNVGTLSANQKVSEGRAASVKSYAVSQGLAGGRIKTEGKNFAEPIASNDTDAGRAENRRVEIVIVASKKMQEQAKQEAGQ; encoded by the coding sequence ATGAAAATGAATAAAAGATTTGCGGTATACGGTTTGACAGTTGCGACTTCAGCTATGTTATTTGCAAGCTGTTCAACTATTCAAAATACAAGTAGCACAACAAAAGGTGCTGTTGTAGGTACAGCTGCTGGTGGTGCGTTAGGTGCATTGATCGGTGGTAAAGCAGGTAATACTGCAGTAGGTGCAATTGCAGGTGCAGTTATCGGTGGTGCAGCAGGTACCCTGATCGGTAAGAAAATGGATAAACAAGCGAAAGAAATCGAGAATACAGTTGCTGGTGCTGAAGTTGAGCAAGTTGGTGAAGGTATCTTGGTGAAATTCGATTCAGGTATCCTTTTTGATTTCAACAGTACAGCATTGAAATCTACTGCAAAAGAAAATATTGCGAAATTGGTGGAGACATTGAACAAAGAACCGGATACTGAAATCTTAGTGTTGGGTCACACTGATAACGTAGGTACATTGAGCGCAAACCAGAAGGTTTCTGAAGGTCGTGCAGCATCCGTAAAATCTTACGCTGTTTCTCAAGGTTTAGCTGGTGGTCGTATCAAGACTGAAGGTAAAAACTTTGCAGAGCCAATCGCTTCTAACGATACTGACGCAGGACGTGCTGAAAACCGTCGTGTAGAAATCGTAATCGTTGCAAGTAAGAAAATGCAAGAGCAAGCAAAACAAGAAGCAGGTCAATAA
- the miaB gene encoding tRNA (N6-isopentenyl adenosine(37)-C2)-methylthiotransferase MiaB has protein sequence MLELAHTTKTHDESRQGEALDMIPTGQSTGRKLYIESYGCQMNFSDSEIVASILMENGFETTKDYRDADVVFINTCSIRENAEQRVRNRLKEFEAAKTKNPGMVVGVLGCMAERLKAKFLEEEKLVDVVVGPDAYRDLPNLIGKVDEGGRAVNVLLSREETYADISPVRLNSNGISAFISIMRGCDNMCSFCVVPFTRGRERSRDAASIVKEAQDLFDAGYKEVTLLGQNVDSYKYTAPVAEGEAPGATINFAQLLALVAEVSPELRIRFSTSHPKDITDEVLYTMAKYENICKYIHLPVQSGNSRVLELMNRTYDREWYMERVDAIRRIIPECGISTDVITGFCTETEEEHQETLSMMDYVKYDYAYMFAYSERPGTLAAKRYTDDIPEEVKKRRLTEVVDLQREHSLYRIQNFVGKVQKVLIEGFSKRSDQDFCGRNDQNTMVVFPVDPRYKVGDYVNVLGETCTSATLIGKIVD, from the coding sequence ATGTTAGAGTTAGCACATACAACAAAAACACACGATGAATCACGTCAAGGTGAGGCATTGGATATGATTCCTACCGGGCAGTCTACCGGCCGTAAGCTTTATATCGAGAGCTACGGTTGCCAGATGAATTTCTCGGATAGTGAGATCGTGGCTTCCATCCTGATGGAAAATGGATTTGAGACGACGAAGGATTATCGCGATGCGGACGTTGTATTCATCAATACCTGTTCGATCCGGGAGAACGCTGAGCAACGCGTTCGTAATAGACTGAAGGAATTCGAGGCAGCAAAAACCAAGAATCCGGGAATGGTCGTTGGCGTTTTGGGCTGTATGGCTGAGCGCTTGAAGGCTAAATTTCTGGAAGAAGAGAAATTGGTGGATGTTGTGGTCGGCCCGGATGCTTACCGTGATTTGCCGAACTTGATCGGCAAGGTAGATGAGGGTGGCCGTGCGGTAAACGTCCTTTTATCTCGCGAGGAAACCTATGCGGATATCAGTCCGGTTCGTTTGAACTCCAATGGTATTTCTGCATTTATCTCCATTATGCGTGGTTGCGACAATATGTGTTCCTTCTGTGTTGTTCCTTTTACACGCGGTAGAGAGCGTAGTCGTGATGCGGCTTCCATCGTAAAAGAGGCGCAAGACCTATTTGATGCGGGTTATAAAGAAGTGACTTTACTGGGGCAGAATGTTGACTCCTATAAATATACAGCTCCTGTGGCAGAGGGAGAGGCGCCAGGGGCGACCATAAACTTTGCGCAGTTGCTTGCCTTGGTTGCGGAGGTAAGTCCTGAATTGCGAATCAGGTTCTCTACTTCTCATCCGAAAGATATTACCGATGAGGTATTGTACACAATGGCAAAGTACGAAAACATCTGTAAATATATCCACCTACCGGTGCAATCCGGTAATTCCCGTGTTCTGGAACTGATGAACAGAACCTATGATCGGGAATGGTACATGGAGCGTGTGGATGCCATCCGTCGCATTATTCCGGAATGTGGAATTTCCACAGACGTAATCACCGGATTCTGTACGGAAACAGAAGAAGAGCATCAAGAGACACTATCCATGATGGATTATGTGAAATACGATTATGCCTATATGTTTGCCTATTCGGAACGCCCAGGTACATTGGCAGCAAAACGCTATACGGATGATATTCCAGAAGAGGTGAAGAAACGCCGCCTAACGGAAGTTGTCGACCTGCAGCGCGAACATAGCCTGTACCGTATTCAGAATTTTGTCGGCAAAGTGCAGAAGGTTTTGATCGAGGGTTTCTCGAAACGCTCAGATCAGGATTTCTGTGGTCGAAACGATCAGAATACCATGGTAGTATTCCCGGTTGACCCTAGGTATAAAGTTGGAGATTACGTAAATGTATTGGGCGAGACCTGTACATCCGCAACGTTAATCGGAAAAATTGTAGACTAA
- the mutY gene encoding A/G-specific adenine glycosylase has product MSFSERILTWYAAHKRALPWRETKNPYVIWLSEIILQQTRVEQGMPYFLRFFETFPNVTKFAAAEESEILRLWQGLGYYSRARNMHRASKQVVELHAGDFPTAYQALLELPGVGEYTAAAIAAFSKNSPHAVLDGNVFRVLSRYFGIHEPINSTAGKKLFSKLAQEMLDRDHPGDYNQAIMDFGALQCKPKNPDCSTCVLQIDCVAYQGSLVDQLPVKLKGKKSRDRFFHYFVIEKEGEVMMSQRGEGDVWANLFEFPMLETTERLAVDQLMENEAYQQLFGDAVPAVLGAEVKHLLSHQNIYARFYKLPAESLQITKKREWNYYLLENLDKLAKHKLISSFVEQNF; this is encoded by the coding sequence ATGTCTTTTTCGGAACGCATTCTAACCTGGTATGCTGCGCATAAAAGAGCGCTGCCATGGCGAGAAACCAAGAATCCCTATGTCATCTGGTTATCAGAAATCATCCTTCAACAGACCCGTGTGGAACAGGGAATGCCTTACTTTCTGCGTTTTTTCGAAACATTCCCAAATGTAACAAAATTCGCGGCCGCTGAGGAGTCCGAGATCCTACGTTTATGGCAAGGCTTGGGCTATTATTCGCGTGCGAGAAATATGCATAGGGCTAGTAAACAGGTGGTTGAATTGCATGCGGGGGATTTCCCTACGGCATATCAAGCGTTGTTGGAGCTCCCCGGAGTTGGTGAATATACAGCAGCAGCGATCGCTGCATTCTCGAAAAATAGCCCTCATGCCGTCCTCGATGGCAATGTTTTCCGCGTTTTATCCCGGTATTTCGGGATCCATGAGCCCATCAATAGCACGGCTGGAAAGAAGCTGTTTTCCAAACTGGCGCAGGAAATGCTAGATCGGGATCATCCTGGAGATTATAACCAGGCAATCATGGATTTTGGTGCCCTACAGTGCAAACCAAAAAATCCTGACTGTAGCACCTGTGTCCTGCAGATTGACTGTGTAGCTTATCAGGGCTCCCTGGTGGATCAACTGCCCGTAAAGCTGAAGGGTAAGAAAAGTAGGGACCGCTTCTTTCATTATTTTGTGATCGAAAAAGAAGGGGAGGTCATGATGTCCCAAAGAGGAGAGGGCGATGTCTGGGCGAATCTTTTTGAGTTCCCAATGCTGGAAACCACTGAGCGCTTGGCTGTTGATCAATTGATGGAGAACGAAGCCTATCAGCAACTTTTCGGGGATGCAGTGCCGGCGGTGTTAGGTGCGGAAGTCAAGCATTTGCTCAGTCACCAAAATATCTATGCGAGGTTCTACAAATTGCCTGCTGAATCGTTACAGATTACCAAAAAAAGGGAGTGGAATTATTATTTGTTAGAAAATTTAGATAAATTAGCTAAACATAAACTGATTAGTTCCTTTGTGGAACAAAATTTTTAG
- a CDS encoding M23 family metallopeptidase, with protein MTKKKTAVEILDSNGDSNLKIQIPTVILKNWKYCLAGGIFTICLIFGLIVFAVTKSTSDHYEQELTKQIEALEEAKQNLALEEATNQLSAVQIQKSFESIDSALNQINAKMRKRGLKEFAPKLKNAGGPVEDEVNLNELSKYYEAKLKKLDKNLEGIPLGRPHNGGITSRFGYRRNPFTNRGIEMHSGIDIKGRTGEAIRATAAGKVVHAGYKGQYGKVVIVQHTNGWETRYAHLSSTNVRVGQKVDAGQQVGKLGSTGRSTGPHLHYELLSHGTKINPEKTLIF; from the coding sequence ATGACAAAAAAGAAGACTGCCGTGGAAATTTTAGACTCCAACGGCGATTCGAATTTGAAGATTCAAATTCCAACTGTTATTCTAAAAAATTGGAAGTACTGCCTTGCAGGAGGAATCTTCACCATTTGCTTAATATTCGGATTAATCGTATTCGCAGTTACAAAATCTACGAGTGATCATTACGAACAAGAGCTGACGAAACAGATTGAAGCACTTGAGGAGGCGAAGCAGAACTTAGCCTTGGAAGAAGCGACAAATCAGTTAAGTGCCGTGCAAATTCAAAAATCCTTTGAATCTATTGATAGTGCATTAAACCAAATTAATGCCAAAATGCGCAAAAGAGGATTAAAAGAATTCGCACCGAAGCTGAAAAATGCGGGTGGACCCGTAGAAGATGAGGTTAATTTGAATGAATTAAGCAAATATTACGAAGCAAAGCTTAAAAAATTAGACAAAAACTTAGAGGGTATTCCCTTGGGAAGACCACACAATGGCGGCATAACGTCCAGATTTGGCTACAGAAGAAATCCTTTCACCAACCGCGGCATTGAAATGCATTCGGGAATCGACATCAAAGGGAGAACAGGAGAAGCAATCCGTGCAACAGCTGCCGGCAAGGTGGTGCATGCAGGATACAAAGGTCAATATGGAAAGGTTGTTATCGTTCAACATACCAACGGTTGGGAAACCCGTTATGCGCACCTGTCCAGCACCAATGTTCGCGTAGGACAGAAAGTAGACGCCGGACAGCAGGTTGGCAAATTGGGAAGTACAGGAAGATCCACTGGACCACACTTGCATTATGAATTGCTTAGTCATGGGACCAAGATCAACCCCGAAAAGACATTAATTTTTTAA
- a CDS encoding single-stranded DNA-binding protein, with amino-acid sequence MSGVNRVILVGHLGKDPEIRYLEGNVSVASFPLATSETFNKDGRRVEQTEWHNIVLWRGLADVAVKYLSKGKLVYIEGKLRTRSYEDKEGVRRYTTEIVAESFNLLGRKSDFEPQQNQGGNTTSPSTGNDTKEDQVDFTENDGDNDGLPF; translated from the coding sequence ATGTCAGGAGTAAATAGAGTTATTTTAGTAGGTCACCTCGGGAAAGACCCCGAGATCCGGTATTTGGAAGGAAACGTCAGTGTTGCGAGTTTTCCCTTGGCAACATCGGAGACATTTAACAAGGATGGACGTCGAGTAGAACAAACCGAATGGCACAATATCGTCCTATGGCGCGGATTAGCAGATGTTGCGGTAAAGTATCTGAGCAAAGGCAAGCTGGTTTATATCGAAGGCAAACTTCGAACGCGGTCATATGAAGACAAAGAGGGGGTACGACGTTATACCACGGAAATTGTAGCCGAGAGCTTCAATTTATTGGGGCGCAAGTCTGACTTCGAACCTCAGCAAAACCAAGGAGGGAATACGACTTCGCCTTCCACTGGTAACGATACTAAAGAAGATCAGGTCGATTTCACCGAGAATGACGGTGATAACGACGGGCTACCATTTTAA
- the rlmD gene encoding 23S rRNA (uracil(1939)-C(5))-methyltransferase RlmD: protein MGRRIPQEKKMVSDVAIVDIAEEGKGVAKHDNLVLFIERAVPGDVLDVELFRKKKNFAEGKIVEIKQPSAHRVDPFCSHFGVCGGCKWQQMTYEAQLQFKEQYVGNALSRIGKVDVSGMEPILPSKETTYYRNKLEFTFSNKRWLTDLDEVVPGDSMDALGFHVPGRFDKILTVDHCYLQQDPSNDLRNSIFEFAKANEISFYDLREHAGALRNLIIRTSSTGEVMVIVVFAYPEEGQVELLMSFIQEKFPNLASLLYIINQKRNDTIFDQDIHIYAGRDFIYEEMEGLKFKVGPKSFYQTNSLQAYELYKVTREFADLKGDELVYDLYTGAGTIANFVARSAREVVGVEYVPTAIEDAKINSEINGIKNTKFYAGDMKDVLTADFVAAHGKPDVIITDPPRAGMHADVVNRILEMESEKVVYVSCNAATQARDLEMLAAKYDVTRIMPVDMFPHTQHVENVVLLKLRK, encoded by the coding sequence ATGGGAAGAAGAATACCTCAAGAGAAGAAAATGGTTTCGGATGTCGCGATCGTGGATATTGCGGAAGAAGGAAAAGGTGTTGCCAAGCACGATAATTTGGTATTATTTATTGAGCGCGCCGTACCGGGGGATGTGTTGGATGTGGAGCTGTTCCGCAAGAAGAAGAATTTTGCCGAAGGCAAGATCGTGGAGATCAAGCAGCCATCAGCACATCGTGTCGATCCATTCTGTTCGCATTTTGGGGTTTGTGGCGGTTGTAAATGGCAGCAGATGACCTATGAGGCACAGCTGCAGTTCAAGGAACAATACGTCGGAAATGCACTATCTCGCATTGGGAAAGTTGATGTTTCTGGCATGGAGCCAATCCTGCCGTCAAAAGAGACGACATATTATCGGAATAAATTGGAATTTACCTTCTCCAACAAGCGTTGGCTGACAGACCTCGATGAGGTTGTGCCTGGAGATTCCATGGATGCCCTGGGTTTCCACGTTCCGGGTAGGTTCGACAAGATCTTGACAGTGGACCATTGCTATCTACAACAGGATCCTTCCAATGACCTGCGAAATTCCATATTTGAGTTTGCTAAGGCCAATGAAATATCGTTCTATGACCTTCGCGAACATGCAGGAGCATTGAGAAACCTGATTATTCGGACTTCATCCACTGGTGAGGTTATGGTTATTGTGGTTTTCGCCTATCCAGAAGAAGGACAGGTGGAACTATTAATGTCCTTTATCCAGGAGAAGTTCCCGAATCTAGCATCATTGCTGTACATTATTAACCAAAAACGAAACGATACGATCTTTGACCAGGATATCCATATCTATGCAGGTCGTGATTTTATCTACGAGGAAATGGAAGGCCTGAAGTTTAAGGTTGGTCCGAAATCCTTCTACCAGACGAATTCCCTACAGGCCTATGAACTGTATAAGGTGACCCGCGAATTTGCGGATTTAAAAGGGGACGAGTTGGTATACGATTTATATACAGGTGCCGGAACGATTGCAAATTTCGTTGCCAGATCAGCGCGTGAGGTTGTTGGCGTGGAATATGTGCCCACGGCAATAGAAGATGCGAAGATCAATTCAGAAATCAATGGCATTAAGAACACGAAATTCTATGCCGGTGATATGAAGGATGTACTCACCGCGGATTTTGTTGCTGCCCATGGCAAGCCAGATGTGATCATCACGGATCCTCCGCGTGCGGGCATGCATGCTGATGTGGTGAACAGAATTTTGGAAATGGAAAGTGAGAAGGTGGTGTATGTGAGCTGTAATGCCGCAACACAGGCACGGGATTTGGAGATGTTAGCTGCCAAGTACGATGTGACGCGAATTATGCCGGTGGATATGTTCCCGCATACGCAGCACGTGGAAAATGTGGTGTTGTTAAAGTTGAGGAAATAA
- a CDS encoding carboxypeptidase-like regulatory domain-containing protein has product MAIAANGQAQDNMVSGLVLEKGASTRISDANVVNSRTKVNVRTNSYGVFTIEVNVGDTLTVSKMGYGPIKTRINTLEDILLDMVPGVNQIETVVVTRSTKEAELRNTLRDYQGKGVYNNGHNKFGTYIASPATALYNLFGKEAKNARRFEQYMSQELEATKVDRIFNRSIVQRLTKLEGEELGAFMDLYRPSPSTVERWGEYDLMNYINNSFKTWNNQGRPKPQRLPKLDVHINEK; this is encoded by the coding sequence TTGGCAATCGCTGCAAACGGCCAAGCACAGGATAACATGGTTTCAGGCTTAGTTCTGGAAAAGGGCGCGAGCACTAGAATAAGTGACGCCAATGTCGTCAATTCACGGACGAAGGTCAATGTGCGGACGAATAGTTATGGTGTATTCACCATCGAAGTGAATGTCGGTGATACGCTGACAGTTTCAAAAATGGGTTATGGACCTATCAAAACCCGTATCAATACCCTAGAGGATATACTTTTGGACATGGTGCCTGGTGTGAACCAGATCGAGACGGTTGTTGTGACCCGCAGTACGAAAGAAGCGGAGTTACGGAATACGCTAAGAGATTACCAGGGCAAAGGGGTATATAATAACGGGCACAATAAATTCGGGACGTATATTGCCAGTCCGGCCACCGCGCTGTACAACCTATTCGGTAAGGAAGCAAAAAACGCTAGGCGTTTTGAGCAATATATGAGCCAGGAGTTGGAAGCAACAAAAGTAGACCGTATATTTAACCGCAGTATTGTTCAGCGATTGACCAAGCTGGAAGGTGAAGAGCTAGGTGCGTTCATGGATTTGTACCGTCCATCGCCTTCGACTGTGGAACGGTGGGGTGAATACGACCTGATGAACTATATTAACAACTCATTTAAGACATGGAACAATCAAGGTAGGCCAAAACCACAACGGTTGCCGAAGCTAGATGTTCATATCAATGAAAAATAA
- the pheS gene encoding phenylalanine--tRNA ligase subunit alpha: protein MLQDKITQYTEEIEAFAPASAQDVEAFRLKFLVSKGIVKNLFEEFKTVSSEEKRVLGKVLNEFKQLAETKFKEASEQFAGQGDSQSSRKEGDLTLPGPGYTLGSRHPLSLVRKEIVEIFKKLGFVVAEANEIEDDWHNFSALNFAPEHPARDMQDTFFIKKQEGNDLVLRTHTSSVQVRLMEAGKPPFRAIMPGRVYRNEAISARAHCFFHQIEGLYIDEDVSFADLKQTLYHFVKELYGEDTKVRFRPSYFPFTEPSAEMDISCTICKGAGCQMCKYSGWVEILGCGMVDPNVLENCGIDSKKYAGYAFGMGIERITNLKYEIRDLRLFSENDARFLSQFETEII from the coding sequence ATGTTGCAAGATAAGATAACGCAGTATACCGAAGAAATTGAGGCTTTTGCCCCAGCTTCGGCACAGGATGTAGAAGCATTCCGATTGAAGTTTTTGGTGTCCAAGGGCATCGTTAAAAACCTATTCGAAGAATTCAAGACCGTATCCAGCGAGGAGAAACGAGTTTTGGGTAAGGTATTGAATGAGTTTAAGCAGTTGGCGGAGACAAAATTCAAGGAAGCATCGGAACAATTTGCAGGCCAAGGAGATTCGCAGTCTTCCCGCAAGGAAGGTGATCTGACCTTGCCAGGTCCTGGTTATACGCTTGGCTCACGCCATCCGTTATCTTTGGTGCGTAAAGAAATCGTTGAGATTTTCAAGAAATTGGGTTTTGTCGTTGCGGAAGCCAATGAGATCGAAGACGATTGGCATAACTTCTCTGCGTTGAACTTCGCACCGGAGCATCCGGCTAGGGATATGCAGGATACGTTCTTTATCAAGAAACAGGAGGGCAATGACCTGGTGTTGCGTACGCATACTTCCTCTGTGCAGGTGCGCCTGATGGAAGCTGGGAAACCACCTTTCCGCGCGATTATGCCAGGACGTGTGTACCGAAATGAAGCGATTTCAGCGCGTGCGCATTGCTTTTTCCACCAGATAGAAGGCTTGTACATCGATGAGGACGTGTCATTTGCCGATTTGAAACAGACACTTTACCACTTCGTGAAGGAACTGTATGGTGAAGATACGAAAGTGCGATTCCGCCCTTCTTACTTCCCATTCACGGAGCCTTCCGCAGAAATGGATATTTCCTGTACCATTTGTAAAGGAGCAGGTTGCCAGATGTGTAAGTATTCCGGATGGGTAGAGATCCTTGGTTGTGGTATGGTCGATCCGAATGTTCTTGAAAACTGTGGAATCGATAGCAAGAAATATGCTGGCTACGCCTTTGGTATGGGAATCGAGCGGATTACCAACTTGAAATATGAAATTCGGGATTTGCGTCTTTTCTCTGAAAATGATGCCCGCTTCTTGTCCCAATTCGAAACAGAAATTATTTAA
- a CDS encoding TetR/AcrR family transcriptional regulator, whose product MEDKIVIAIKKSARDLFRKYGYYKTSVNELAKNACIAKATFYKHFASKELILHAVLMDYIQDNVYDILNKHVKENDLALFLANTILRVSRVTYTVCNEFVGWEFIRESANAQEYLKILSEDLEFLLLRSFMQNETIGSVIPEERLNFLIKSSKNIVFSFAFTAVSEADVRKNFISFQKEMLPYLVQATLMDDRG is encoded by the coding sequence ATGGAAGATAAAATAGTCATAGCCATAAAGAAATCCGCAAGGGATCTATTTAGGAAATATGGTTATTATAAAACTAGCGTCAATGAGCTAGCCAAGAATGCCTGCATTGCCAAAGCCACCTTCTACAAACATTTTGCCAGCAAGGAACTTATTCTGCATGCCGTACTGATGGATTATATCCAAGATAATGTGTATGATATTCTGAATAAGCATGTGAAGGAAAATGATCTTGCACTCTTTCTCGCCAATACCATCCTGCGGGTCAGCCGCGTCACGTATACTGTCTGTAATGAATTTGTCGGTTGGGAATTTATCCGGGAATCTGCAAATGCGCAAGAATACCTGAAAATCCTTTCGGAGGACCTCGAATTCCTCCTCCTGCGTTCGTTTATGCAAAATGAAACCATTGGCAGCGTGATCCCTGAAGAACGCTTGAACTTCCTGATAAAATCCAGTAAGAACATCGTTTTTTCGTTTGCTTTTACAGCCGTATCAGAAGCCGATGTCCGGAAGAACTTTATTTCCTTCCAAAAGGAAATGCTCCCCTATTTGGTTCAGGCCACACTCATGGACGATAGAGGGTAG